The Magnetococcus marinus MC-1 genome contains the following window.
AGGTTATCAGCAGCGGCAATGTTACCAAGATGATTGGGCATTGCGAGCAATATCATTTCCACCCCTTTGTGGCCATCACTAAACCGTGACCAGAACTCAGGATGAGTCGCATCTCCAGGTACAACTCTTCTGCCTTCTTTGCTGTTCTTTTCTACCTCAGCCTTGTCAAGATCAATTCCTAAAATTTGCCCTTCAGCATTGTGAGCCATCTCATCATAAGCTGCTTGCCCCACACGCCCCATACCAATGATCAAGATACGATTGCCTGAAATAGAGATCTCTTCATCTTCAGGCAGGCGTTTTTCCTGCTCCCAACGTATAAGCCAGTCATGAAGACTCATATAGAGTGTGTCTGTGTACCGGTTAAGAGGAGAGGCCAGAAGGAATGAAAAAGAGAGCGCTAACGCCAAAATGGTGATCCATTCTGCAGGCAACCACTCGACATTCAAGGAGATCGCGGCGACGATCAGACCAAACTCTGAGTAGTTCGTTAGTATCGCCCCACCCTGGGTTGCAGCTCGAGCCCGGAGTTTAAAACGTGCAAGAAGGAGATAGAACAGTCCACCTTTGAAAGGTAGGAGCAAGGAGAGCAGAAGTGCGGCTAGAGCTGTGTCCCAAGTCGGTAATCCTGCCAATCCGATCGTAAGAAAGAACCCAACCAATAAGACGTCTTTAAAGCCCAACAAGTGCTTTGCCAACTCTCCAGAACGGGGATGGTTTGCTAAAAGGACACCAAAAATCAGCGCACCAAGATCCCCTTTCATGCCCACTACTTCAAACAATGCGGCTCCGCCTAAGGCCGCAACAAACCCAAACAAAGGTAAAAGCTCGCGATGACCAGAACGACTCAGTATATAACCTAGAAGGTGGCGCCCCGGAATTAATGCCAATAAAAGGATAGCCCAAATGGAGGGGAGCTTACCTGAAGAAGCAGCCAAAAAGATCACAGCTGCGATATCTTGAATGACTAGAATGCCAATGGCCGTTCGACCATATTGGGAACTCATTGCACCACGTTCTTCTAGGACCTTGACTGCAAATACTGTGCTGGAAAAAGAGAGCGCAAAGGCAACGATTAGGGCGGAGGCTAAATCCAATTCTGCAAACACCTGGATAGCCGTTAAACTTAACAGCAACAAAACCGCTGTAATGGCAACCACACTTATGGCCATATGCGCTGTAGCTGTACCCCAAGTTTCCAAACGAGCTAGGGTCTTCAGTTGAAGCTTCAGGCCAATAGTGAAGAGCAGAAGTGTCACGCCAAGATCTGCTAATTCATTTAAAAAGGAATCTGTGGAGACGCCCAGCATATTCAGCATAAAGCCAGCCGCCAAAAATCCAATCATGGGGGCAAGTTGAAATTGTTTGAAAATCAGACCGAATATAAAAGCGATCGCAATCCATGCAGGGTCCTGAATTTCAATAGCACTGAGAATATCCATAGAGAGCCCCTTATACTGAATCTTTATCTATCGGAACTCTACGCAAGCTCAGGTATAAAACACAAAAACCAATGACACCTGATACGATAGATCCTGCAAGAATTATCAAGCCAACCATTTTGAGTTCTGGCTGCTCGAAATATCTGGTCCAGTGCTTTCTCATCGATGTGCGTTGCCATTGTTTTATCCCTTCTGTTTCCTATGAGTCCAGACTGATGGTTTCAAAGATTTTACAGCACAGCTCTGGGTGCCTGCTCAGCCACTCATAATTATCCGATTCGTTCTGACTAAGATTGGCTCTATCAGAAAGCAATACACCGTCTAGTTGTTTGTATCCCATTTCCCAGCCAGCAAAGAGTCTGGTTGGGAGATCTCCCTCTGCAATGATCTTTAAATCACTGTGCCTATTGTCTTTTTGAATTGATTGATAAAGTTGGCTCAAAGGCTCTTCATCCCCTTCCAGGTATTGCGCAAACGCACCTTTCAGATAGAAAAGATAGCCTGTGATTCCACTTTTCAGGTTGAATTCTCTTGATTGCTTCAAAATTGCCTGCAGGCCTTCCTCAGTTATCTCAAACTTAGGGCGACTAATATAAATCAAGAACTTCAAAGGCTGTTCATTGTGGGTTCTTTGACTCAAGCTAGTGCTAACAGCTTCAAAAAGTGCTTCTTCTGATAATGGCGGGTGGTAATAGTAGCCTTGGATCAGATCGCATCCGATTGAACGGATAGTGTTCCTTTGCTCATCCGTTTCAACACCTTCTGCAACAATCTTGAGTTTAAGTGATTTAGCCAGCCTGCTAATGGCAGAGACAACAATCTGTCCCTCTTCTCCCTCATCTAATCCCAGCACAAACTCACGATCAATTTTCAGCGTATTGACCTTAAGGCGTGAAAGCTGTGCAAGGGATGAGTAGCCCGTACCAAAATCGTCCACAGCTACTCTCATTCCAGTTGTAGCCAACCTGTTTAACACTTCCCTGTTTGCTGAAACATCTGCCATCAATGATGTTTCAGTGATCTCTAAAATGATACGTGTTGGATCTGCACCGGTTTCAGCCAGAATTTCCTGGAACTCTTCAATAATAAGTGGCTCTGATAGCTGGCGTGTGGAGACGTTTATCGTGATATATGGGGCTTGCTCCCCAAATTTGGCTTTCCATCTTCTCTCTGCTTTACACCCTTCTTCAAAAACCCACCTCCCGATGGTGATGATAGCACCTGTCATCTCGGCAACGGGGATAAAGACGCCTGGCGAGATTTCACCATCCGATGAACGCCATCGCACCAAGAGTTCAGCACCACGAATCATTCCGGACTCAGAATCCACAATAGGTTGGTAACGAGCGTAAAACTCGTTGTTATCAATGGCTGTGCGAAGACCTGTTGAGATTGCGAGCCGCTTTTCAGCCTCTTCTTGCAGCGTTGGATTGAAAAACTCCCACCCATTGCGACCTCGCTCCTTAACACTGTTCATGGCGGAGTCAGCAGAGCGCATCAAATCATCTGCACTATGTGTTGAGCCATGCCCAAGGGCGATGCCTATACTTGCGGTCACACGCAGTTTCAAATCATCATGGACAATAGGCTCACGGATCACATTGGTGACTGATACAGCCAAAGATGAGAGAGGCTCCGGATTCTGTATGTGTTCACATAAAATGATAAACTCATCCCCTGCTAACCGACCAACCGTGTCTCCCTGGTTCACCACTGTGATCAACCTTTGAGAAACCTCTTCTAAAAGGAGATCTCCCATCTCATGCCCATAAGAGTCGTTAATCTCTCTGAAGCCATCCAGGTTGATAAAAAGAAGACCAATGTTCTCACCATTTTGATGTGACCTATGGAGAGCACTCGTTAGACGCTCTCTGAATAGAGTACGATTTGGCAGGCCCGTT
Protein-coding sequences here:
- a CDS encoding EAL domain-containing protein; amino-acid sequence: MEETIRIGLMTPLTGLVKLYGPEISWAGQIACDEINESGGVLGKSLELVIVDDGSLPETAVPAAKELVDEHRCVAMIGNLLSNSRIAVANMVAEPRRIPHLNFSFYEGSIFNPFFFHFAALPNQQIKKMIPFMANRYGVKMFFAGNNYEWPRGSIDACKQSLEKVGGECVGEEYLSIGASAEEIENLLSKVARSGADVFVPYFAGEDQINLLNRFTELGLKKRMAVVMGHFDEAMASHLAPEVREGFYSSNTYFMSVQTDLSKAYSERLIKLDQVKGIHPDGNGHITNFGEGTYLCVKAFAEAAKVAGSLQPEDLIHALEHVQIESLQGSVRMDAKTHHAHINSYLSCCNSDGTFSIVEEFGQIPPEIPSRYQELFGVSCLNESGTCPHATSLIAKEVVEAHQSEGNARQVLSLADMAIISVNEEGIIIEVNRFASEMFGYSEQEMIGLSVHLLLPPHFRKRHTLLYQGFVDGEVTERRMGQRGEVTGYRKDGTFFPVEASIAKYRCNEKWVMVASFRELTELKRAQEELVRRATHDPLTGLPNRTLFRERLTSALHRSHQNGENIGLLFINLDGFREINDSYGHEMGDLLLEEVSQRLITVVNQGDTVGRLAGDEFIILCEHIQNPEPLSSLAVSVTNVIREPIVHDDLKLRVTASIGIALGHGSTHSADDLMRSADSAMNSVKERGRNGWEFFNPTLQEEAEKRLAISTGLRTAIDNNEFYARYQPIVDSESGMIRGAELLVRWRSSDGEISPGVFIPVAEMTGAIITIGRWVFEEGCKAERRWKAKFGEQAPYITINVSTRQLSEPLIIEEFQEILAETGADPTRIILEITETSLMADVSANREVLNRLATTGMRVAVDDFGTGYSSLAQLSRLKVNTLKIDREFVLGLDEGEEGQIVVSAISRLAKSLKLKIVAEGVETDEQRNTIRSIGCDLIQGYYYHPPLSEEALFEAVSTSLSQRTHNEQPLKFLIYISRPKFEITEEGLQAILKQSREFNLKSGITGYLFYLKGAFAQYLEGDEEPLSQLYQSIQKDNRHSDLKIIAEGDLPTRLFAGWEMGYKQLDGVLLSDRANLSQNESDNYEWLSRHPELCCKIFETISLDS
- a CDS encoding cation:proton antiporter family protein: MDILSAIEIQDPAWIAIAFIFGLIFKQFQLAPMIGFLAAGFMLNMLGVSTDSFLNELADLGVTLLLFTIGLKLQLKTLARLETWGTATAHMAISVVAITAVLLLLSLTAIQVFAELDLASALIVAFALSFSSTVFAVKVLEERGAMSSQYGRTAIGILVIQDIAAVIFLAASSGKLPSIWAILLLALIPGRHLLGYILSRSGHRELLPLFGFVAALGGAALFEVVGMKGDLGALIFGVLLANHPRSGELAKHLLGFKDVLLVGFFLTIGLAGLPTWDTALAALLLSLLLPFKGGLFYLLLARFKLRARAATQGGAILTNYSEFGLIVAAISLNVEWLPAEWITILALALSFSFLLASPLNRYTDTLYMSLHDWLIRWEQEKRLPEDEEISISGNRILIIGMGRVGQAAYDEMAHNAEGQILGIDLDKAEVEKNSKEGRRVVPGDATHPEFWSRFSDGHKGVEMILLAMPNHLGNIAAADNLRAHGYKHSLVATALYPDQEAELKRHGITEVYNIYKEVGVGAAAHMWDSIKRVKI